The following are encoded together in the Flavihumibacter fluvii genome:
- a CDS encoding ribulokinase, translated as MSSTFVIGVDFGTDSVRSVIVDTANGSEVSSSVFYYPRWRDGLFCDAAASLFRQHPQDYIDGLESTITGCLQKAGAAVAQRVKAISVDTTGSSPVAVDRKGVPLALLPEFAGNPNAMFVLWKDHTAVKEAAELNAHATRFSPNYLQYVGGIYSSEWFWAKLLHVLREDAALRSACYSWVEHCDWIPFLLTGGNDVHQLKRGVCSAGHKALWAAEFGGLPPNDFFSSWDPLLDGFTSRLFTTTYTADQPAGLISAEWSARLGLNKDVVIGIGAFDAHMGAVGGQIEPYHLSKVMGTSTCDMLVAPMHDVEKILVKGICGQVPGSVIPGMMGMEAGQSAFGDTYAWFRKMTTSAIGKLLHSSTLIDPALATALEAELNDRFVKEVSIEAAALPLAETDELAVDWLNGRRTPDANQVLKAAITGLHLGTDAPRILRALIESTCFGAKAIVDRFNEQSVPVKGLIGLGGVAKKSPYIMQVMADVMQMPIRIHRSEQTCAAGAAMFAATAAGIFPKVEAAMEKMGQGFDAEYQPNSRNADHYTKRYARFKALGSFIEGQ; from the coding sequence ATGTCTTCAACTTTTGTGATCGGGGTCGATTTTGGAACCGATTCCGTCCGTTCTGTGATCGTGGATACTGCCAATGGCAGTGAAGTAAGTTCATCAGTTTTTTATTATCCCCGCTGGCGGGATGGACTTTTCTGTGATGCCGCAGCCAGCCTGTTCAGGCAACATCCCCAGGATTATATCGATGGACTTGAAAGCACCATTACCGGTTGTTTGCAAAAAGCCGGTGCTGCGGTTGCACAACGGGTGAAAGCCATTTCTGTGGATACAACGGGCTCCTCCCCGGTCGCAGTCGATCGGAAAGGGGTGCCACTTGCCCTCCTTCCGGAATTTGCCGGCAATCCAAATGCCATGTTTGTGCTTTGGAAAGACCATACTGCTGTAAAGGAAGCCGCAGAACTGAATGCACATGCCACCAGGTTTTCACCGAACTACCTGCAATACGTTGGCGGCATTTATTCTTCCGAATGGTTCTGGGCCAAGCTTTTGCACGTGTTACGGGAAGATGCTGCACTGCGTTCAGCCTGTTATTCCTGGGTGGAACATTGTGACTGGATCCCCTTTTTATTAACCGGGGGCAATGATGTTCACCAGCTTAAACGGGGAGTCTGTTCTGCCGGGCATAAAGCCCTGTGGGCGGCAGAATTCGGCGGACTTCCACCGAATGATTTTTTCAGTTCATGGGATCCCTTACTGGACGGTTTTACCAGCCGCCTCTTTACAACTACATATACTGCTGATCAGCCTGCCGGTTTGATCTCTGCGGAATGGTCCGCCAGGCTTGGCCTTAACAAAGATGTGGTGATAGGCATTGGTGCTTTTGATGCGCATATGGGCGCAGTAGGCGGCCAGATCGAACCGTATCACCTCAGCAAGGTGATGGGTACATCCACCTGTGATATGTTAGTGGCACCCATGCATGACGTGGAAAAGATCCTGGTGAAAGGAATTTGCGGACAGGTTCCGGGCTCAGTGATCCCGGGCATGATGGGGATGGAAGCGGGGCAATCCGCCTTTGGTGACACCTATGCCTGGTTCCGGAAAATGACCACTTCTGCTATCGGGAAATTATTACACAGTTCCACATTGATCGACCCTGCATTGGCAACTGCACTTGAGGCCGAATTGAATGACCGTTTCGTTAAAGAAGTTTCTATTGAAGCCGCTGCTTTGCCCCTGGCCGAAACCGATGAACTCGCTGTAGACTGGCTGAATGGCCGGCGCACGCCCGATGCTAACCAGGTGCTGAAGGCCGCCATTACCGGGCTTCACCTGGGTACGGATGCACCCCGCATCTTGCGTGCCCTGATTGAATCTACCTGTTTCGGCGCGAAAGCAATTGTTGACCGGTTTAACGAACAAAGCGTTCCCGTAAAAGGCTTGATCGGCCTCGGTGGCGTTGCTAAAAAATCACCCTATATCATGCAGGTAATGGCTGATGTAATGCAGATGCCGATCCGGATTCATCGCTCTGAACAGACCTGTGCTGCCGGTGCCGCCATGTTTGCAGCAACTGCTGCAGGCATCTTTCCTAAAGTTGAGGCAGCAATGGAAAAAATGGGCCAGGGATTTGATGCCGAATACCAGCCCAACAGCAGGAACGCAGACCATTACACTAAAAGATATGCGCGCTTTAAGGCGCTCGGAAGTTTTATAGAAGGTCAATAG
- a CDS encoding L-ribulose-5-phosphate 4-epimerase → MLYQDIREQAFHANMQLPALGLVLFTFGNVSAADRRKGVFAIKPSGVPYNELSPEKMVIVDFDGKIVDGSLRPSSDTLTHAVLYKHWDGIAGIAHTHSVYATSWAQALRDIPIFGTTHADHNTVDIPCAPPMDDAAIRGNYEYETGFQIMNCFAGRQLNYKEVEMVLVGNHAPFTWGKTAEKAVYNSAVLESIAKMAMHTEQINPAAPRLKEALIKKHFERKHGPDSYYGQ, encoded by the coding sequence ATGCTTTACCAGGACATCAGAGAACAGGCTTTCCACGCCAATATGCAACTTCCTGCACTGGGACTTGTCCTGTTCACCTTTGGCAATGTAAGCGCTGCAGATCGCAGAAAGGGTGTTTTTGCGATCAAACCAAGCGGGGTTCCTTATAATGAACTGAGTCCGGAAAAAATGGTGATCGTAGATTTTGATGGAAAGATCGTCGACGGCAGCCTCCGGCCTTCTTCCGATACCCTTACCCACGCCGTTCTCTACAAACACTGGGATGGCATTGCTGGAATTGCACATACCCATTCAGTGTATGCTACGTCCTGGGCACAGGCATTACGCGATATTCCCATTTTCGGAACCACCCATGCCGACCATAATACCGTGGACATCCCTTGTGCACCACCCATGGACGACGCTGCTATTAGAGGCAATTATGAATATGAGACAGGTTTCCAGATCATGAATTGTTTCGCCGGCCGCCAACTCAATTACAAAGAAGTGGAAATGGTACTGGTGGGTAATCACGCCCCTTTTACATGGGGCAAGACCGCTGAAAAGGCCGTATATAACAGTGCCGTCCTGGAATCCATCGCAAAAATGGCGATGCATACCGAGCAGATCAATCCGGCCGCCCCCCGCCTCAAAGAAGCCCTGATCAAAAAACATTTTGAACGAAAACATGGTCCGGACTCCTACTACGGACAATGA
- the araA gene encoding L-arabinose isomerase, producing the protein MNELKKSELWFVTGSQHLYGEETLKLVAEHSQTIASALNASGRIPVTVVYKPVLKSPDEIYALCQDANTAANCIGIVAWMHTFSPAKMWIGGLKILRKPLLHLHTQFNRDIPWGNIDMDFMNLNQSAHGDREFGFIMTRMRLRRKVVVGYWEDPAVQERINVWARAAAGWHDWQGARFVRFGDNMRQVAVTEGDKVEAEIKFGYSVNTYGVGDLVKVINEVTDAEVEKLCAVYEDQYKLVDSLAKGGAQRASLTEAARIELGLRYFLEQGNFKGFTDTFEDLHGMVQLPGIASQRLMADGYGFGGEGDWKTAALVRAMKVMGTGLKGGNSFMEDYTYHFDPENQMVLGAHMLEICSSIASGQPVCAVHPLGIGGKADPVRLVFNVAGGQALNASIIDMGNRFRLLVNEVEAVTPVHDLPKLPVARVLWKPYPDMQTGCAAWILAGGAHHTCYSQNLTAEHLEDFADMSQVEFVLIGKKTDLYQFKNELRWSDVYYQINC; encoded by the coding sequence ATGAACGAGCTAAAAAAATCAGAACTGTGGTTTGTAACAGGAAGCCAGCATTTATATGGTGAAGAAACACTGAAGCTTGTTGCAGAGCATTCGCAGACCATTGCCTCGGCATTAAACGCGTCTGGTCGCATACCCGTGACTGTTGTCTACAAACCGGTACTTAAATCCCCTGATGAAATTTATGCACTTTGCCAGGACGCCAATACTGCCGCCAATTGCATTGGTATTGTGGCCTGGATGCATACTTTTTCACCGGCCAAAATGTGGATCGGCGGATTAAAGATCCTTCGAAAACCCCTGTTACACCTCCATACCCAATTCAACCGCGATATCCCCTGGGGCAATATCGACATGGATTTTATGAACCTGAACCAGAGCGCACACGGTGATCGTGAGTTTGGTTTTATCATGACCCGTATGCGCCTTCGCCGTAAAGTTGTGGTGGGCTATTGGGAAGACCCCGCCGTACAGGAGCGCATCAACGTCTGGGCCCGCGCTGCAGCCGGATGGCACGACTGGCAGGGCGCCCGGTTTGTGCGTTTCGGCGATAACATGCGCCAGGTAGCAGTTACGGAAGGGGATAAGGTAGAAGCTGAAATTAAATTCGGGTACTCAGTGAATACCTATGGCGTGGGTGACCTGGTTAAAGTGATCAATGAAGTGACCGATGCAGAAGTGGAAAAACTATGTGCAGTATACGAAGACCAATATAAACTGGTTGATTCGCTGGCCAAAGGAGGCGCCCAGCGGGCATCCCTGACCGAAGCGGCCCGTATTGAACTGGGCCTGCGGTATTTTTTGGAGCAGGGTAATTTCAAGGGCTTTACAGATACATTCGAAGACCTGCATGGCATGGTTCAATTGCCCGGCATTGCTTCCCAAAGGCTGATGGCCGACGGCTATGGCTTCGGTGGCGAAGGCGACTGGAAAACCGCTGCCCTGGTGCGGGCCATGAAAGTAATGGGCACCGGGCTGAAAGGCGGAAACTCCTTCATGGAAGACTATACCTACCATTTTGACCCGGAAAATCAAATGGTATTGGGTGCCCATATGCTGGAGATCTGTTCGTCAATTGCTTCGGGGCAACCGGTTTGTGCTGTCCATCCCCTCGGTATTGGCGGCAAAGCCGACCCGGTTCGCCTGGTCTTTAATGTTGCCGGTGGCCAGGCCCTTAACGCATCCATTATTGATATGGGCAACCGGTTCCGTTTGCTGGTCAATGAAGTGGAAGCAGTAACGCCCGTGCACGACCTCCCCAAACTTCCGGTAGCCCGCGTATTGTGGAAACCTTATCCCGATATGCAAACCGGCTGCGCTGCCTGGATCCTTGCCGGTGGCGCCCACCATACCTGCTATAGCCAGAACCTCACCGCAGAACACCTGGAGGATTTCGCAGACATGTCCCAGGTCGAATTTGTGCTGATCGGCAAAAAAACAGACCTCTACCAGTTCAAGAATGAATTACGCTGGAGTGACGTATATTACCAAATCAATTGCTAA
- a CDS encoding sodium:solute symporter family transporter, giving the protein MNNSLSFADILVFLLYIVVVGSYGYWIYNRKKKAVTDTKDFFLAEGSLTWWAIGASLIASNISAEQFIGMSGNGYFVGIAVAAYEWIAALALVIIAIWFIPIYLKNKIYTMPQFLKTRYNETVALIMAIFWLFLYVFVNLTSILYLGAIAINGLLGGQYLHVVMIALAVAAVIITLGGMKVIGYTDVIQVAVLIIGGLATTYMALSIVSEKFGMGSSAIQGFNILMKDAPDHFHMILDKPTADSPQEHIDKYLILPGILMYAVGQWIVNLNYWGCNQYITQRALGADLTTARTGILFAAMLKLMMPVIVMLPGIAAYVLYKNGHLPQLVGGMDGAYSAVLSFLPSGLKGLSVAALTAAIVASLAGKANSISTIFTLDIYKKYIKKEADETKMVLTGRLAVVFAMVVALMFTWTDVLGIGGAGGFTFIQKYTGYISPGVFAVFLLGMFWKRTTGAAAVAGILFGFAFSVFFNDMAPGLLGNENWLYTAYPNGKGAYEIPFLLCMGFSFVFTVIIMILMSLTGPKINPKAFDLDREMFKVKPITIVQIVITLLILMALYVKFW; this is encoded by the coding sequence ATGAACAATTCTTTATCGTTTGCAGATATCCTGGTCTTCCTCTTATATATTGTTGTCGTTGGGTCTTATGGTTACTGGATCTATAACCGCAAGAAAAAAGCCGTTACAGATACCAAAGACTTTTTCCTGGCTGAAGGATCATTGACCTGGTGGGCCATCGGTGCTTCACTGATTGCTTCCAACATTTCGGCAGAGCAGTTTATCGGCATGAGCGGTAACGGGTATTTCGTAGGAATTGCAGTGGCTGCATATGAATGGATCGCCGCACTGGCACTGGTGATCATCGCAATCTGGTTCATCCCGATCTACCTGAAGAACAAGATCTACACCATGCCGCAGTTCCTGAAAACGCGGTACAATGAAACAGTCGCGTTGATCATGGCGATCTTCTGGTTGTTTTTATATGTCTTCGTTAACCTCACTTCGATTTTATACCTGGGGGCTATCGCCATCAACGGCTTATTGGGTGGCCAGTACCTCCACGTCGTGATGATCGCCCTGGCTGTTGCTGCTGTGATCATTACGCTGGGCGGTATGAAAGTGATTGGCTATACCGACGTGATCCAGGTGGCCGTGCTGATCATCGGCGGTCTGGCTACAACCTATATGGCGCTTTCTATTGTTAGTGAAAAATTTGGCATGGGTAGCAGTGCCATCCAGGGTTTTAATATTTTGATGAAGGATGCACCCGACCATTTTCATATGATCCTCGATAAACCTACTGCCGATTCACCCCAGGAACATATTGATAAATACCTGATCTTACCGGGTATCCTGATGTATGCCGTGGGCCAGTGGATCGTGAACCTGAACTACTGGGGCTGTAACCAGTATATCACACAACGCGCATTGGGTGCGGACCTCACGACGGCACGTACCGGTATTTTGTTTGCCGCCATGCTGAAACTGATGATGCCGGTGATCGTGATGTTACCCGGTATCGCAGCGTATGTGTTGTATAAGAACGGGCACCTTCCCCAATTGGTGGGTGGCATGGACGGGGCTTATTCTGCGGTGCTGAGCTTCCTGCCATCCGGACTGAAAGGCTTGTCCGTTGCAGCATTAACGGCAGCCATCGTGGCTTCGCTTGCTGGCAAGGCCAATAGTATCTCTACCATTTTCACGCTCGATATCTACAAAAAGTATATCAAGAAGGAGGCCGATGAAACCAAAATGGTGCTGACCGGCCGGCTTGCTGTTGTTTTTGCAATGGTCGTGGCCCTGATGTTTACCTGGACTGATGTGCTGGGTATTGGCGGCGCCGGCGGATTCACCTTCATCCAGAAATACACCGGGTATATCAGTCCGGGTGTATTTGCAGTCTTCCTGCTGGGCATGTTCTGGAAACGCACCACAGGCGCAGCCGCAGTTGCGGGTATCCTTTTTGGCTTTGCATTTTCGGTGTTCTTCAATGATATGGCACCGGGTTTATTGGGCAATGAAAACTGGTTGTATACGGCGTATCCAAATGGTAAAGGCGCCTATGAAATCCCTTTCCTCTTATGCATGGGATTCTCTTTTGTGTTTACCGTGATCATTATGATCCTCATGAGTTTAACCGGACCGAAAATCAACCCTAAAGCGTTTGACCTTGACCGGGAAATGTTCAAAGTGAAGCCTATTACAATTGTTCAAATTGTGATTACTTTATTAATCCTTATGGCCTTATATGTGAAATTCTGGTAA
- a CDS encoding NUDIX hydrolase: protein MGRIEYKNHDRFLLAVDCIIFGFDGNDLKALLVKRALEPEIGKWSLMGGFANKEESVDKAAERILFTLTGLEKIYMEQLHCFGDIDRDPGGRVISIAYFALIKIDDSNVELLDTHNAKWFDLRKLPNLIFDHKQMVKLAKERLQQKVANHPIGFELLPDKFTLQQLQGLYEAIYETSFDKRNFTRKILSLGILQRLDEKEKASSKKGAFYYVFDKKKYKQLEHEGIKLI, encoded by the coding sequence ATGGGAAGAATAGAATACAAAAATCATGATCGGTTCCTGCTTGCCGTAGACTGTATCATCTTCGGGTTCGATGGAAACGACCTGAAAGCCTTGCTGGTAAAGCGCGCATTGGAACCAGAAATTGGCAAATGGTCCCTGATGGGTGGTTTTGCAAATAAGGAGGAAAGCGTTGACAAAGCAGCCGAACGGATCTTGTTTACACTTACCGGCCTGGAGAAAATTTATATGGAGCAATTGCATTGCTTCGGAGATATTGACCGGGATCCTGGTGGCCGGGTCATTTCGATTGCCTATTTCGCATTGATCAAGATCGATGACTCGAACGTGGAATTGCTGGATACCCACAACGCTAAATGGTTCGACTTACGCAAACTGCCCAACCTGATATTCGACCACAAGCAGATGGTTAAGCTGGCTAAAGAGCGGCTGCAACAAAAAGTGGCCAACCATCCGATCGGATTTGAGTTACTGCCCGACAAATTTACCCTGCAACAACTGCAGGGCTTGTATGAGGCCATTTACGAAACCAGTTTTGATAAGCGCAATTTTACCCGTAAAATTTTGTCCCTCGGCATTTTACAGCGCCTCGATGAAAAAGAAAAGGCCTCTTCAAAAAAAGGTGCCTTCTACTATGTCTTCGACAAGAAGAAATATAAACAACTCGAACACGAGGGTATTAAACTGATCTGA
- a CDS encoding ion transporter, which yields MNGPTPKKSWKEELFTIIFEANTPAGRNFDMALFVLIVLSLAIVMLQSIASINARFGPEMLTIEWVITILFTLEYILRIISLKEPLKYITSFYGLVDLLSILPSYFSLLFPPSHFLLAIRALRLIRIFRILKLGQFVREGNTIVMAMKASTKRITIFLAFVLLLSIMLGALVYVVESGVNEDFSSIPQSIYWAIVTITTVGYGDVSPITPLGKIIASGIMLLGYAIIAVPTGIVTVELSKRSDKDAMNTKSCPGCAAEIHDIDARFCKYCGHSL from the coding sequence ATGAACGGTCCTACACCTAAAAAATCCTGGAAGGAAGAACTCTTCACCATCATTTTTGAAGCCAATACCCCCGCGGGCCGGAACTTCGATATGGCCCTGTTCGTCCTGATCGTGTTGAGCCTCGCCATTGTGATGTTGCAAAGTATCGCCAGTATCAATGCGCGATTCGGGCCAGAAATGCTTACCATCGAATGGGTGATCACGATTTTGTTCACCCTTGAATACATCCTTCGGATTATTTCCCTCAAGGAGCCCCTGAAATACATCACCAGCTTCTATGGACTGGTTGACCTGCTATCCATTTTGCCTTCTTATTTTTCATTGCTTTTCCCGCCATCCCATTTTTTACTGGCCATCAGGGCGCTGCGGCTGATCAGGATTTTCCGCATCCTGAAGCTGGGCCAGTTTGTGCGGGAAGGGAATACGATCGTGATGGCCATGAAAGCCAGTACAAAGCGGATCACTATTTTCCTGGCCTTTGTATTGTTACTGAGTATAATGCTGGGGGCGCTGGTGTATGTTGTGGAAAGCGGGGTAAATGAAGATTTCAGTTCCATCCCGCAAAGTATTTACTGGGCCATAGTAACGATCACCACTGTAGGTTATGGGGATGTTTCGCCTATTACGCCGCTGGGCAAGATCATTGCTTCGGGCATCATGTTACTGGGCTACGCCATCATTGCGGTGCCTACCGGAATTGTAACCGTGGAATTATCCAAACGAAGTGATAAAGACGCCATGAATACAAAATCCTGTCCGGGTTGCGCCGCCGAAATCCATGACATCGATGCCAGATTCTGCAAATATTGCGGACATTCTTTGTAA